A genomic window from Nosocomiicoccus massiliensis includes:
- the murB gene encoding UDP-N-acetylmuramate dehydrogenase — MNIEKSLRERLTNSVIKTDEPLQRYTYSHTGGNADYYISVYNIHDAMETIRFAKEYSIPITYLGNGSNLIIRDGGIRGIVLNTLELKEIKRDGDYITSGSGSRIIDVSRFARDHSLTGLEFACGIPGSVGGAVYMNAGAYGGELKDCLVEASVITPDGELLTLTNEELHLGYRQSIVQENGYLVVEATFKLEEGSSSEINAKMDELTFLRESKQPLDLPSCGSVFQRPPGHFAGKLIQDSGLQGHRVGGVEVSKKHAGFMVNIDNGTGSDYEELIHHVQQVVKEKYDVLLQREVRIIGEHTEKTIQD; from the coding sequence ATGAACATTGAAAAATCCTTACGCGAGCGTCTAACAAATTCTGTCATTAAAACAGATGAACCATTACAACGCTATACGTATTCACATACTGGTGGTAATGCAGATTACTATATATCAGTATATAATATTCACGATGCAATGGAAACTATCCGTTTTGCAAAAGAGTATTCAATACCAATTACGTATCTTGGAAATGGTTCGAATTTAATTATTAGAGACGGTGGCATTAGAGGGATTGTGTTAAACACGTTAGAGTTAAAAGAAATTAAACGTGATGGCGATTATATTACGTCAGGCAGTGGTAGTCGAATTATTGACGTATCACGTTTTGCGCGCGACCATTCACTAACTGGATTAGAATTTGCGTGTGGCATTCCAGGCAGCGTCGGAGGCGCTGTATATATGAACGCTGGAGCGTACGGTGGCGAATTAAAAGACTGCCTCGTAGAAGCATCAGTAATTACGCCAGATGGAGAATTATTAACTTTAACAAATGAGGAATTACACCTCGGATATAGACAAAGTATCGTTCAAGAGAATGGATATTTAGTCGTCGAAGCGACATTTAAATTAGAAGAAGGTAGTTCATCTGAAATAAATGCGAAAATGGATGAGCTGACGTTTTTACGTGAATCAAAACAACCGCTTGATTTACCGTCTTGTGGTTCGGTATTCCAAAGACCCCCGGGACACTTTGCGGGAAAACTGATTCAAGATAGTGGTCTACAAGGACATAGAGTGGGTGGCGTGGAAGTTTCTAAAAAGCATGCCGGGTTTATGGTAAACATCGACAACGGTACAGGTAGTGATTACGAAGAGTTAATTCACCACGTACAACAAGTCGTTAAAGAAAAGTATGACGTGCTGTTACAGCGCGAAGTTAGAATTATCGGTGAACATACAGAAAAAACGATCCAAGATTAA